Proteins encoded in a region of the Anopheles aquasalis chromosome 2, idAnoAquaMG_Q_19, whole genome shotgun sequence genome:
- the LOC126571944 gene encoding probable protein phosphatase 2C T23F11.1: protein MGQSLSEPETSKETAFCQNDYYKVGSSCMQGWRMHMEDSHTHILSLPDDPGTSFFAVYDGHGGAKVAQYAGMHLHKYITRRPEYGTDLKVALQRGFLDLDEAMLNIDDLREQMSGSTAVVVLIKENQLFCANAGDSRAIASVNGRLDVLSFDHKPMNATEMERIRNAGGYVEYNRVNGYLALSRALGDFGLKRNQEKKPEEQMVTAFPDIEEREVTEDWDFLVIACDGIWDVLSSQSVLEFVQDEIAQGLYPQKICVNLMVRCLAPDCQMGGIGGDNMTVIIVCFLHGQPYEQLVERCKVAVAKREAKAKKRLQRKSSHSGDETVAGSSDVSTKEDDDGPRERNVRVLEDDSSGSDSERSDEAPEPSAPLVAAAPEVAAASSTSLTYSDKKEQSQAAQNDESLEQATKNSHKDKVADEDLKTPQPYLADDDTSEEIDLK from the coding sequence ATGGGACAGTCGTTGTCAGAACCGGAAACATCGAAAGAGACAGCCTTCTGCCAGAATGATTACTACAAGGTTGGGTCCAGTTGTATGCAGGGCTGGCGTATGCACATGGAAGACTCGCACACGCACATCCTTTCGCTACCGGACGATCCGGGAACGTCGTTCTTCGCCGTGTACGATGGGCACGGTGGCGCCAAGGTAGCCCAGTACGCCGGGATGCATCTGCACAAGTACATTACCCGGCGGCCCGAGTACGGGACTGACCTGAAGGTAGCGTTACAGCGCGGTTTTCTCGATCTAGACGAAGCCATGctcaacatcgatgacctgcGTGAGCAGATGTCCGGTTCAACGGCAGTGGTCGTGCTTATCAAAGAGAACCAACTATTCTGCGCCAACGCAGGCGACTCACGTGCAATCGCATCCGTGAATGGCCGATTGGATGTGCTATCGTTTGATCACAAACCAATGAACGCAACGGAGATGGAGCGGATTCGCAATGCCGGCGGGTACGTAGAGTACAATCGCGTAAATGGTTACCTGGCCCTCTCCCGTGCGCTCGGTGATTTTGGTCTCAAGCGCAACCAGGAGAAGAAACCGGAAGAGCAGATGGTCACGGCGTTTCCCGACATCGAGGAGCGTGAGGTGACGGAAGATTGGGACTTTCTGGTGATTGCGTGCGACGGTATTTGGGACGTGCTatccagccagtcagtgcTCGAGTTTGTGCAGGACGAAATCGCTCAGGGTTTGTATCCGCAAAAGATTTGTGTGAACCTGATGGTACGCTGCCTAGCACCAGACTGTCAGATGGGAGGCATCGGTGGTGACAACATGACCGTGattatcgtttgttttctACACGGCCAACCTTACGAACAGTTGGTAGAGCGATGTAAGGTAGCGGTTGCGAAACGCGAAGCAAAGGCCAAGAAACGGTTGCAACGGAAATCATCGCACAGTGGTGACGAGACGGTAGCGGGTTCTTCCGATGTCTCCACAAAGGAAGACGATGATGGTCCGCGCGAAAGAAACGTGCGTGTTCTAGAGGATGATTCTTCGGGTAGTGATAGTGAGCGATCGGATGAAGCACCTGAACCATCAGCCCCTCTTgtcgctgctgcaccggaagtTGCAGCCGCTTCCAGTACCTCGTTAACGTATAGcgataaaaaagaacaatcgCAAGCGGCACAGAACGATGAATCACTCGAACaggccaccaaaaacagtcACAAAGATAAGGTAGCAGATGAAGATTTGAAGACCCCGCAACCTTACCTCGCGGACGATGATACTAGTGAAGAGATCGATCTAAAGTAG
- the LOC126571937 gene encoding probable splicing factor, arginine/serine-rich 7, protein MAGGSGTKVVQITNIAPQATKDQMQNLFGHVGKIDEIRLYPTIRDVSCPVVSRICYVKYFESSCVAVAQHLTNTVFIDRALIVIPVQGGLIPDEYKALEMAANGTLVPGLHSISSSSKLPPEVVNRIDGMVPNQVVKTIDPKLEEHGLPEYPPLPVNFDAKKIEETRRTILVLDIRSDWRLEELMEHFKPAGEIKYARYAENDRTRFAMLEFCDQRNIINALKMHGTEFRGYRICVHHSTQPIVKPEAKSNEAAQKEIEEAMSIVKEAQSMISAAIDPVIGMLAKDKGSTNRSRRSRSRSRSKERRSSRSRSRKRSKSRTKRSRSRKRSRSRSKRSRSRRSPSARVKRSRSKSKRSPSRSKRSRSRSKHSRSRDRRKRSRSRRRSRTRSRERSSRASRRSRSRSKKRSRSRERRERSRDRKKSSHRSKEERRTRRASRSRSRSDKRSTSGSTTGRVKDASASGKSSSSSSKRRSRTPSEKRLKKILEETVSRDYDAEERLASSGGGGADDDGASSGGKQPSASPPPVSISGGGGGGGGSGSSSSSSGSGSVPPSGANVREKTASPTTEKSDNMDISNSP, encoded by the coding sequence ATGGCGGGCGGTTCGGGCACCAAGGTGGTGCAAATCACCAACATTGCCCCGCAGGCCACCAAAGATCAGATGCAAAACCTGTTCGGCCATGTCGGCAAGATAGACGAGATCCGCCTATACCCGACGATACGGGATGTGTCGTGTCCGGTGGTGTCCCGCATCTGCTACGTCAAGTACTTCGAGAGTAGCTGCGTTGCGGTCGCCCAGCACCTCACCAACACGGTGTTCATCGACCGCGCACTGATCGTGATACCGGTGCAGGGCGGTCTGATTCCGGATGAGTACAAGGCACTGGAAATGGCGGCCAACGGTACGCTGGTTCCGGGGctgcacagcatcagcagctcgtCGAAGCTGCCGCCGGAGGTAGTGAACCGTATCGACGGTATGGTTCCGAATCAGGTGGTGAAAACGATTGACCCGAAGCTGGAGGAGCACGGACTACCCGAGTATCCGCCGCTACCGGTGAACTTTGATGCGAAGAAGATCGAGGAGACGCGCCGCACCATCCTGGTGCTGGATATTCGCTCCGATTGGCGGCTGGAGGAGCTGATGGAACACTTCAAGCCGGCCGGTGAGATCAAGTACGCGCGGTACGCCGAAAACGATCGTACCCGCTTCGCGATGCTGGAGTTCTGTGACCAGCGTAACATCATCAACGCACTGAAGATGCACGGCACCGAGTTCCGTGGCTACCGGATCTGTGTCCATCACTCGACGCAACCGATCGTGAAGCCGGAAGCGAAGAGCAATGAGGCCGCCCAGAAGGAGATCGAGGAAGCGATGTCGATCGTGAAGGAAGCCCAGAGCATGATCTCCGCCGCGATCGATCCCGTCATTGGAATGCTGGCGAAGGATAAGGGCAGCACTAACCGTTCCCGGCGTTCCCGTTCACGGTCTCGCTCGAAGGAGCGTCGTTCATCGCGATCACGGTCCCGGAAGCGTTCGAAATCGCGCACCAAACGGTCTCGCTCGCGGAAACGTTCCCGTAGTCGCTCGAAACGATCCCGGTCCCGGCGATCGCCATCAGCGAGAGTGAAGCGTTCccgctcgaaatcgaaacgttCGCCATCGCGCAGCAAACGGTCACGGTCACGATCGAAGCACTCCCGGTCACGTGATCGCCGCAAGCGTTCGCGTTctcgccgccgcagccgcaccCGATCGCGCGAACGATCCTCCCGGGCATCAAGACGTTCACGATCGCGCTCGAAGAAGCGGTCGCGTTCCCGCGAGCGACGCGAACGAAGTCGCGATCGCAAAAAGTCATCGCACCGCAGCAAGGAAGAGCGCCGTACGCGACGTGCCTCCCGGTCTCGTTCACGCAGTGACAAGCGCTCGACATCGGGCAGTACGACGGGCCGGGTGAAGGATGCATCGGCCAGCGGAAAGAGTTCGTCCTCTTCATCGAAGCGCCGAAGCCGTACACCGTCCGAGAAGCGGTTGAAGAAAATCCTAGAAGAAACGGTCAGCCGAGATTATGATGCGGAAGAACGGCTGGCATcctccggtggcggtggcgccgatgatgatggtgcgagcAGCGGTGGCAAACAACCGTccgcctcaccaccaccagtatcCATctctggtggcggtggtggtggtgggggcagCGGAAgttcatcctcttcctccggttccggctcAGTGCCACCATCCGGGGCGAATGTTCGCGAAAAAACGGCCAGCCCAACGACGGAAAAGTCCGACAACATGGATATCTCCAATTCGCCCTAG
- the LOC126571939 gene encoding cysteine and histidine-rich protein 1 homolog — protein sequence MADSLVESPAASSAHLMNMNVMNTLAGEGGSSSSSNSSSSSSSSSSSSSSSGSVGLVATSSSSGTGSATAGGIDGSGAAGGSTPTVLISVSAPGTNQAAAAASVVSDVFLNQFMVHRANMTSIHNQQQQQQQQQQPSSSTATSPVSVSSSGGQPSSTSNAIPPSTTASSSSSPPPSSSSSSSSASSSVVASSSSTSSVSSVQQQPLELLHRELPPKPNCPIGTMGDDERRSGGVDGGEGDDDCDEPEAKRRKKVGDNSMAKVEKLEQRLGGILCCAVCLDLPRTAMYQCSMGHLMCAGCFTHLLADGRLRDQNATCPNCRTEISKNNSSRNLAVEKAVSELPAECQYCGNEFPNRSIDYHESHECEDRPTDCRFARIGCQWRGPIHEVSTHEANCAHPKKSGAEVMVALQAHDAKAAEDKQLFLTLIDLLSYEKIIFNDLQLKPYRTDEYVHRLYYETSRFSAFNHQWVVKAIINKSQRDPHESCERDITYQLILKSKTSTPLPMHFFVLRGPFSDIKASTQIYKHDFADTETESPFRLLPLPDTAECNRLLAAKAINFRLIMFLASK from the exons aTGGCCGATAGTTTGGTGGAAAGTCCTGCGGCCAGTTCGGCCCATCTGATGAACATGAATGTGATGAACACGTTGGCCGGGGagggaggcagcagcagcagcagcaactcttcctcttcgtcgtcgtcgtcgtcgtcctcttcctcttcgtccgGTTCCGTCGGATTGGTGGCCACGTCTTCATCTTCCGGCACTGGATCAGCTACCGCCGGTGGAATTGATggatccggtgctgctggcggcagTACCCCGACGGTTCTAATTTCGGTTAGTGCCCCCGGCACGaaccaagctgctgctgccgcaagTGTTGTGTCCGATGTGTTTCTGAATCAGTTTATGGTACATCGGGCCAACATGACGAGCAttcacaaccagcagcagcagcagcagcagcaacagcaaccgtcgtcgtccaccgCGACCTCGCCCGTATCCGTATCGTCTTCGGGAGGTCAGCCTTCATCGACCTCAAACGCAATCCCACCGTCCACCACcgcttcctcatcctcatcgcccccaccttcctcgtcgtcctcctcctcttccgcaTCCTCTTCGGTTGTGgcttcctcctcgtccacgTCCTCGGTTTCCTCGGTTCAACAGCAaccgctggagctgctgcaccgtgagctgccaccgaaaccgaactgcCCGATTGGTACCATGGGTGACGACGAGCGACGGTCCGGCGGGGTGGACGGCGGTGAAGGAGACGACGATTGTGATGAGCCGGAAGCGAAGCGCCGGAAGAAGGTTGGCGATAATTCGATGGCAAAAGTTGAAAAGCTGGAACAACGCCTCGGTGGCATCTTGTGCTGTGCCGTCTGTCTGGATCTGCCAAGGACAGCCATGTACCAG TGCTCCATGGGACATCTGATGTGTGCCGGATGCTTCACACATCTGCTGGCTGATGGCAG ACTTCGCGATCAGAACGCCACATGTCCTAACTGTCGCACCGAGATCAGCAAGAACAATTCGTCGCGCAATTTGGCGGTAGAGAAGGCTGTTTCGGAACTACCAGCCGAGTGTCAATACTGTGGTAACGAGTTTCCGAACCGTTCGATCGACTATCATGAATCGCATGAGTGTGAAGATCGGCCCACCGATTGTCGCTTTGCACGCATTGGCTGCCAGTGGCGCGGCCCAATACACGAGGTGTCGACGCACGAGGCGAACTGTGCGCATCCGAAGAAGTCTGGTGCTGAGGTGATGGTAGCGCTGCAGGCCCACGATGCAAAGGCGGCCGAAGATAAGCAGCTCTTTCTGACACTGATCGATCTGTTGAGCTACGAGAAGATCATTTTCAACG ATTTGCAACTGAAACCCTATCGGACGGACGAGTATGTGCACCGTTTGTACTACGAGACCAGCCGGTTCTCCGCCTTCAACCACCAGTGGGTGGTGAAGGCAATCATCAATAAGAGCCAGCGTGATCCGCACGAGTCGTGTGAGCGGGATATTACTTATCAG CTGATTctcaaatcgaaaacatcgACCCCATTACCGATGCACTTTTTcgtgctgcgaggtccattctCGGACATCAAGGCCAGTACGCAGATCTACAAACACGATTTCGCCGACACTGAAACGGAAAGCCCGTTCCGGCTTCTTCCGCTGCCTGATACTGCTGAATGCAACCGATTGTTGGCGGCGAAAGCGATCAATTTCAG ATTGATTATGTTTTTAGCATCGAAATGA